Proteins encoded together in one Luteimonas fraxinea window:
- a CDS encoding RNA polymerase sigma factor FliA: protein MNATATACYRATQTGSPADIVERHGELVRRIAHHLAARLPPSVEIEDLVQAGMLGLIDAARNYQSHPGATFETYASIRIRGAMIDEMRRGDWTPRSVHRGYRDMIAAVRAIEQETGRSAVPAQIAAHMEITLDEYHRMVEDVARGQLTSFDAHLEEHDGEARLAVRDSASPARAFEDDAFRVALVEAIEGLPEREALVLSLYYEQELNLREIGAVLSVSESRVSQIHGQAMVRLRARMSDWKRDPDRFDDGRD, encoded by the coding sequence ATGAATGCCACCGCCACCGCCTGCTACCGCGCGACCCAGACCGGCTCGCCGGCGGACATCGTCGAGCGTCATGGCGAGCTGGTGCGCCGCATCGCCCACCACCTCGCCGCGCGGCTGCCGCCCAGCGTCGAGATCGAGGATCTCGTGCAGGCCGGCATGCTCGGCCTGATCGACGCGGCGCGGAACTACCAGTCCCATCCCGGCGCGACCTTCGAGACCTATGCATCGATCCGCATACGCGGCGCGATGATCGACGAGATGCGGCGCGGCGACTGGACCCCGCGTTCGGTGCACCGCGGCTATCGCGACATGATCGCCGCCGTGCGCGCGATCGAGCAGGAGACCGGACGCAGCGCGGTACCCGCGCAGATCGCCGCGCACATGGAGATCACCCTCGACGAGTACCACCGCATGGTCGAGGACGTCGCCCGCGGCCAGCTGACCAGTTTCGACGCGCACCTGGAAGAACACGACGGCGAGGCCCGCCTCGCGGTCCGTGATTCCGCCAGCCCCGCGCGCGCCTTCGAGGACGACGCCTTCCGCGTCGCCCTGGTCGAAGCCATCGAAGGCCTGCCCGAACGCGAAGCGCTGGTGCTGTCGCTGTACTACGAACAGGAACTCAACCTGCGCGAGATCGGCGCCGTGCTGTCGGTCAGCGAATCACGCGTCTCGCAGATCCACGGCCAGGCCATGGTCCGCCTGCGCGCCCGCATGTCGGACTGGAAGCGGGATCCGGACAGATTCGACGACGGGCGGGATTGA
- a CDS encoding ParA family protein, with amino-acid sequence MRVWAIANQKGGVGKTTTTLCLARNLADDARVLVVDLDPHASLTRAFGVPRQPPPIGTHEVFVAQTPSLDGLSRTTAIERLRLVAAQPALATLERRSATQPGLGMALQRALGGVSELYDHVLLDCPPTLSLLMVNALAAADCLVMPTQTDPLALHGLADMLRTADMVERSRKRPLMRAILPTLYDGRTGSGRQSLEHLYAGYEGLVWSDAIPVDTRLRDARSIAGNGPLTGRGAEAYRSALAWLHTRMAAAVPDDSAAVAA; translated from the coding sequence GTGCGGGTGTGGGCGATCGCGAACCAGAAGGGCGGCGTCGGCAAGACGACGACCACGCTGTGCCTGGCGCGCAACCTCGCCGACGACGCCCGCGTGCTGGTGGTCGATCTCGATCCGCATGCGTCGCTGACCCGCGCCTTCGGCGTGCCGCGCCAGCCGCCGCCGATCGGCACGCATGAAGTCTTCGTCGCGCAGACGCCATCGCTCGATGGACTGTCGCGCACCACCGCGATCGAACGTCTGCGCCTGGTCGCCGCGCAGCCTGCACTCGCTACGCTCGAACGCCGCAGCGCGACCCAGCCCGGCCTCGGCATGGCCTTGCAGCGCGCGCTTGGTGGCGTGTCCGAACTCTATGACCACGTGCTGCTGGACTGTCCGCCGACGCTGAGTCTGCTGATGGTCAATGCACTGGCTGCCGCCGACTGCCTCGTCATGCCGACCCAGACCGATCCGCTGGCGCTGCACGGTCTCGCCGACATGCTGCGCACCGCCGACATGGTCGAACGGTCGCGCAAGCGGCCGTTGATGCGCGCGATCCTGCCGACGCTCTACGACGGCCGCACCGGCAGCGGCCGCCAGAGTCTGGAACATCTCTACGCCGGCTACGAAGGCCTGGTGTGGTCGGATGCGATTCCGGTCGACACCCGTCTGCGCGATGCGCGCAGCATCGCCGGCAATGGCCCGTTGACCGGCCGCGGCGCCGAGGCTTACCGCAGTGCGCTGGCCTGGCTGCACACGCGCATGGCCGCCGCCGTCCCCGACGACAGCGCCGCAGTCGCCGCATGA
- the ubiE gene encoding bifunctional demethylmenaquinone methyltransferase/2-methoxy-6-polyprenyl-1,4-benzoquinol methylase UbiE, translating into MSDESNKPGTTHFGFRDVPTGDKQKLVGEVFSSVAGNYDLMNDLMSLGIHRVWKRYFAATAQVRTGDRVLDLAGGTGDIAALLKSRVGESGELVLGDINASMLRVGRDRMTDRGNVRGFEYVQCNAETLPFPDASFDLVTIAFGLRNVTDKDAALREMLRVLKVGGQARVLEFSEVKADWFKPIYDFHSFQIMPRLGKLFARDSDSYQYLSESIRKHPPQDALKGMMEAAGFARCKYRNLSGGIVAIHDGYKA; encoded by the coding sequence ATGAGCGACGAATCCAACAAGCCCGGCACCACCCATTTCGGTTTCCGCGATGTCCCCACCGGGGACAAGCAGAAGCTGGTCGGCGAGGTGTTCTCCTCGGTCGCAGGCAACTACGACCTGATGAACGACCTGATGAGCCTCGGCATCCACCGGGTGTGGAAGCGCTACTTCGCCGCGACCGCGCAGGTGCGCACCGGCGATCGCGTGCTCGATCTGGCTGGCGGCACCGGCGACATCGCGGCGCTGCTGAAATCCCGTGTCGGCGAATCCGGCGAGCTGGTGCTCGGCGACATCAACGCCTCGATGCTGCGCGTCGGCCGCGACCGCATGACCGACCGCGGCAACGTGCGCGGCTTCGAGTACGTGCAATGCAATGCCGAGACGCTGCCGTTCCCGGATGCCAGTTTCGATCTGGTGACGATCGCCTTCGGCCTGCGCAACGTCACAGACAAGGACGCCGCACTGCGCGAAATGCTGCGCGTGCTGAAAGTCGGCGGCCAGGCGCGCGTGCTGGAGTTCTCGGAAGTGAAGGCGGACTGGTTCAAGCCGATCTACGACTTCCATTCCTTCCAGATCATGCCGCGGCTGGGCAAGCTGTTCGCACGGGACAGCGACAGCTACCAGTACCTGTCGGAATCGATCCGCAAGCATCCGCCGCAGGATGCGCTCAAGGGCATGATGGAAGCGGCCGGTTTCGCGCGCTGCAAGTACCGCAATCTGAGCGGCGGCATCGTCGCGATCCACGACGGCTACAAGGCCTGA
- the motD gene encoding flagellar motor protein MotD: MARKHVHEEHANHEAWAIPYGDLVTLLLAFFVVMYAISSVNEGKYRAVSDSLNAAFGGPPRSMSPLQLGKTQRLGSSYDRPSLMTAAAKNGPAPASSMIQQRLQQAIDMPRYATGPESQAQGGQFDGTGRGEREGEGELVSLGRDLQVALSDLVQKNLVTLRRGHNYLEVEIQSDILFSSGVAAPSTTASATIRKVAAVLRDVPNAMRVEGYTDNQPIRTAAFPSNWELSTARAASVVHILAAEGIAQSRLGVVGYGEFQPIADNATVEGRNTNRRVMLVILAAPQGPDAVPQSTATVAVAAAPAEPVDPAAGAH; this comes from the coding sequence ATGGCCAGGAAGCACGTCCACGAAGAACACGCCAACCATGAAGCCTGGGCCATCCCCTACGGCGACCTGGTGACGTTGCTGCTCGCGTTCTTCGTGGTCATGTACGCGATTTCCTCGGTCAACGAAGGCAAGTACCGCGCGGTCTCCGACTCGCTCAACGCGGCCTTCGGTGGACCGCCGCGTTCGATGAGTCCGCTGCAGCTGGGCAAGACCCAGCGCCTGGGCTCGTCCTACGACCGTCCTTCGCTGATGACAGCCGCCGCGAAGAACGGCCCGGCGCCGGCGAGTTCGATGATCCAGCAGCGTCTGCAGCAGGCCATCGACATGCCGCGCTACGCGACCGGCCCCGAGTCGCAGGCCCAGGGCGGCCAGTTCGACGGCACCGGCCGCGGCGAACGCGAGGGCGAAGGTGAGCTGGTCTCGCTGGGCCGCGACCTGCAGGTCGCGCTGTCGGATCTGGTGCAGAAGAATCTGGTCACGCTGCGCCGCGGGCACAACTATCTGGAAGTCGAGATCCAGAGCGACATCCTGTTCTCCAGCGGCGTCGCCGCGCCCAGCACCACCGCGAGCGCCACGATCCGCAAGGTCGCCGCGGTGCTGCGCGACGTGCCCAACGCGATGCGCGTCGAGGGCTACACCGACAACCAGCCGATCCGCACCGCCGCGTTCCCGTCGAACTGGGAGCTGTCGACCGCGCGCGCGGCCAGCGTCGTTCACATCCTCGCGGCCGAGGGCATCGCCCAGTCGCGACTGGGCGTCGTGGGCTATGGCGAATTCCAGCCGATCGCCGACAATGCGACCGTGGAAGGTCGGAATACCAATCGCCGCGTCATGCTCGTGATCCTCGCCGCGCCGCAGGGGCCCGATGCCGTGCCGCAGTCCACGGCGACGGTCGCGGTGGCCGCAGCGCCCGCCGAGCCGGTCGATCCCGCGGCAGGGGCGCACTGA
- a CDS encoding flagellar motor protein — protein MDKLSVIGFILALVAVLIGSVLKGAGLSSLWSPAAFVIVICGTVASILIQTSLVTFKRAMKITKWVFKPPSQDRAAILASLVEWANTARKQGLLGLESQVAEQQDAFTKKGLQMVVDGIAPDSIRAVLETDMHHQSQGDLAAAKVFEGMGIYAPTLGIIGAVLGLIAVMKNLADPSKLGGGIAAAFTATIYGIGAANLFLLPMANKLKALINAQTEEREMIVEGLIAIAQGENPRNIESRLAGYVH, from the coding sequence ATGGACAAGCTCAGCGTCATCGGATTCATCCTCGCGCTCGTCGCGGTGCTGATCGGCAGCGTGCTGAAAGGTGCGGGCCTGTCCAGCCTGTGGTCGCCGGCGGCGTTCGTCATCGTGATCTGCGGCACGGTGGCGTCGATCCTGATCCAGACCAGCCTGGTGACCTTCAAGCGGGCGATGAAGATCACCAAATGGGTGTTCAAGCCGCCGTCCCAGGACCGCGCCGCGATCCTCGCCAGCCTCGTCGAATGGGCGAACACCGCGCGCAAGCAGGGTCTGCTGGGCCTGGAGTCGCAGGTCGCCGAGCAGCAGGACGCGTTCACCAAGAAGGGCCTGCAGATGGTCGTCGACGGCATCGCGCCCGATTCGATCCGCGCCGTGCTCGAGACCGACATGCACCACCAGAGCCAGGGCGATCTCGCCGCGGCCAAGGTGTTCGAGGGCATGGGCATCTATGCGCCGACGCTCGGCATCATCGGCGCGGTGCTGGGCCTGATCGCGGTGATGAAGAACCTCGCCGATCCGAGCAAGCTCGGCGGCGGTATCGCGGCGGCGTTCACCGCGACGATCTACGGCATCGGCGCGGCCAACCTGTTCCTGCTGCCGATGGCCAACAAGCTCAAGGCGCTGATCAATGCGCAGACCGAGGAGCGCGAGATGATCGTCGAGGGGCTGATCGCGATCGCCCAGGGCGAGAATCCGCGCAACATCGAGTCGCGTCTGGCCGGCTACGTGCACTGA
- a CDS encoding sensor histidine kinase produces the protein MSTRAPDWMDRIDAERRALARDLHDDLGQILSALRLSAHALSGALVDDPRETLADDVVVLADAALARVRAVSHGLHPPLLASQGLAAALQGLADGIPLGEVEVRFEAESDLPRPTHAVEIAAYRIAQEALTNALRHAQARSVRIELRAERDALQLQIIDNGHGHDLDAASGFGRTAMRERAALASIDFAESASADGTRITLRLPLAGRDAD, from the coding sequence ATGAGCACGCGCGCGCCCGACTGGATGGACCGCATCGACGCCGAACGGCGCGCGCTCGCCCGCGATCTGCACGACGACCTCGGCCAGATCCTCAGCGCGTTGCGCCTGAGTGCGCACGCATTGTCCGGCGCGCTGGTCGATGATCCGCGCGAAACCCTGGCCGACGATGTCGTCGTACTCGCCGATGCGGCACTGGCGCGCGTGCGCGCGGTCTCGCACGGCCTGCATCCGCCGCTGCTCGCCAGCCAGGGCCTCGCAGCCGCGCTGCAGGGACTGGCGGATGGCATCCCGCTCGGCGAAGTCGAGGTGCGCTTCGAGGCCGAATCGGATCTGCCGCGGCCGACCCATGCGGTGGAAATCGCCGCCTACCGCATCGCGCAGGAAGCGCTGACGAACGCATTGCGCCATGCGCAGGCGCGCAGCGTTCGCATCGAACTGCGCGCGGAACGCGATGCACTGCAGCTGCAGATCATCGACAACGGCCACGGTCACGACCTCGACGCCGCGTCCGGTTTCGGCCGCACCGCGATGCGCGAACGCGCCGCGCTGGCGAGCATTGATTTCGCCGAATCGGCATCCGCGGATGGCACCCGGATCACATTGCGCCTGCCCTTGGCCGGACGCGATGCGGACTGA
- a CDS encoding HDOD domain-containing protein — MHLVVAWERGDEVERLQAEIAARGLDWQVSWLPLDDGATGSAADLDPDALVCTADSGWSRCRLLLDEVRVRHPHAVRIVLMEAGDNARAVDALEHAHRVLPEPLDAQTVVDAVKGVLDLQHLLDDAQLKRAIERIGALPSAPKQYLALTRLLRDPDAGTHAITAIVAQDPALAARVLRLSNSAYYAIGREIGDLRTAVVRLGQDALRRLVLASEVFASGPDMDGMRERALRTSWLAGQILPGSGAGVAATAGLLADVGRLLPPDSLGDVPHSIAGAYLLGLWGLPTPIVEAVAYHQHPTRMSGAFWITGAVHVASALVNGTEVDHDYLQRVGALHLMPQWRALAAASPADGGALD; from the coding sequence GTGCATCTGGTCGTAGCGTGGGAGCGCGGTGACGAAGTCGAGCGCCTGCAGGCGGAGATCGCCGCGCGCGGTCTCGACTGGCAGGTCAGCTGGTTGCCACTGGATGACGGCGCGACCGGCTCGGCCGCCGACCTCGATCCCGACGCACTGGTGTGCACCGCCGACAGTGGCTGGAGCCGCTGCCGCCTGCTGCTCGACGAAGTGCGCGTGCGCCACCCGCATGCGGTGCGCATCGTGCTGATGGAAGCCGGCGACAACGCGCGCGCGGTCGACGCGCTCGAACATGCGCATCGCGTGCTGCCCGAACCGCTGGACGCGCAGACCGTCGTCGACGCGGTGAAGGGCGTGCTCGACCTGCAGCACCTGCTCGACGACGCACAGCTCAAGCGCGCGATCGAACGCATCGGTGCGTTGCCCTCGGCGCCGAAGCAGTACCTCGCGCTGACCCGACTGCTGCGCGATCCCGATGCCGGCACGCATGCGATCACCGCGATCGTCGCCCAGGATCCCGCGCTCGCCGCGCGCGTGCTGCGCCTGAGCAACTCCGCGTACTACGCGATCGGCCGCGAGATCGGCGATCTGCGCACCGCGGTCGTGCGTCTCGGCCAGGACGCGCTGCGACGGCTGGTGCTGGCCAGCGAAGTCTTCGCCTCCGGACCGGACATGGACGGCATGCGCGAACGCGCACTGCGCACTTCGTGGCTGGCCGGCCAGATCCTGCCCGGCAGCGGCGCCGGCGTAGCCGCGACCGCAGGCCTGCTCGCCGATGTCGGCCGTCTGCTGCCGCCCGACAGCCTCGGCGACGTGCCGCACAGCATCGCCGGCGCGTATCTGCTGGGTCTGTGGGGCCTGCCGACACCGATCGTCGAAGCCGTCGCCTATCACCAGCATCCGACGCGGATGTCGGGCGCGTTCTGGATCACCGGCGCGGTGCACGTGGCTTCGGCGCTCGTCAACGGCACCGAGGTCGATCACGACTATCTGCAGCGCGTCGGCGCCCTGCACCTGATGCCGCAATGGCGTGCGCTCGCGGCGGCGTCGCCGGCGGATGGGGGCGCGCTCGACTGA
- a CDS encoding MinD/ParA family protein produces the protein MRSRPVMPSDAAPATAAPRVIAVASGKGGVGKTTTAVNLAAAMVNAGQRTLLLDTDLGLANVDVMLGLSPRFTLADVFAGRCDLADTILEGPNGLMVVPAASGKQHMAQLSPQEHVGLVHAFSELDRSIDTMIVDNAAGIADGVLTFCQAAQDVIVVVCDEPASITDAYALIKVLNRDRGVQRVQVLCNQVQDASEGPALFEKLQRVTARFLDVTLNHLGSIPRDEWLRRAVQRQEAVVDAFPSAPSAVAYRGIARRARSWQSPAVARGHVEFFVDRLVASGAQSTGGLPA, from the coding sequence ATGCGTTCGAGACCCGTCATGCCGTCTGATGCCGCACCCGCCACCGCCGCACCCCGCGTGATCGCCGTCGCCAGCGGCAAGGGCGGCGTCGGCAAGACCACGACCGCGGTGAACCTCGCCGCGGCGATGGTCAACGCCGGCCAGCGCACGCTGCTGCTCGATACCGATCTGGGCCTGGCCAATGTCGACGTGATGCTGGGCCTGTCGCCGCGCTTCACCCTCGCCGACGTGTTCGCCGGCCGCTGCGATCTGGCCGACACCATCCTCGAAGGCCCGAACGGGCTGATGGTGGTGCCGGCCGCGTCCGGCAAGCAGCACATGGCGCAGCTCTCCCCGCAGGAACACGTGGGCCTGGTGCACGCGTTCTCCGAACTCGACCGTTCGATCGACACGATGATCGTCGACAACGCCGCCGGGATCGCCGATGGCGTGCTGACGTTCTGCCAGGCCGCGCAGGATGTGATCGTCGTGGTCTGCGACGAACCCGCATCGATCACCGACGCCTATGCGCTGATCAAGGTGCTCAACCGCGACCGCGGCGTGCAGCGCGTGCAGGTGCTGTGCAACCAGGTGCAGGACGCGAGCGAGGGCCCGGCGCTGTTCGAGAAGCTGCAGCGGGTGACCGCGCGTTTCCTCGACGTCACCCTGAATCACCTGGGTTCGATTCCGCGCGATGAGTGGCTGCGCCGCGCCGTGCAGCGCCAGGAAGCCGTCGTCGACGCGTTCCCGTCGGCGCCGTCCGCGGTCGCCTATCGCGGGATCGCCCGTCGCGCGCGCAGCTGGCAGTCGCCGGCGGTCGCGCGCGGCCATGTCGAATTCTTCGTCGACCGGCTGGTCGCCTCTGGCGCCCAGTCCACCGGAGGCCTGCCCGCATGA
- the flhF gene encoding flagellar biosynthesis protein FlhF, producing the protein MKIKSFIAPDMRTALRKIREALGPDAVILSTRGVAEGIEVVASLGYDEAALARVLRAAEADETPVADAGIPTPAAPVVEAAPVAPARTVFERAIVDPAAAFAAALGHGRQPAPVDAPIAAPVAPADTAALRDRARARLKDSDGPTLAELTSAIRPAAAVAEVARSLPLQPASPTRATFAAANAELRADDTHALDALIADEAPSFAAMLGTRMPRAPQPMAVEESVAVEASFEAPRPAVATAPALSLVPSPEPEAPAITAMRDEMARLRQLMETQMAQFERERLRGSPARAAAFDALRAFGCEDALAQSVAAQLDPALPVDAIQGPMLDALARTLEVSACEPIDDGGVIALVGPTGAGKTTTAAKLAARFAARHRARDVALITTDCERPGAHEQLQAHGRKLGITVCEARGMSGLQQALTQLADYPLVLVDTTGYAPNDRALFNQILWLRTARKVRSLLVLPANGNPQDMHEVIRRYRPCSPEGLILTKLDETGYLGSALSVTVRNGLPIAYTADGQNADADIESGNRLRIVQAMAAGRHAPVADTAATDAFETRHAV; encoded by the coding sequence ATGAAGATCAAGAGTTTCATCGCCCCGGACATGCGCACCGCGCTGCGGAAGATCCGCGAAGCGCTGGGCCCCGATGCGGTGATCCTGTCCACCCGCGGCGTCGCCGAGGGCATCGAGGTGGTCGCCTCCCTGGGCTACGACGAAGCCGCGCTGGCCCGCGTGCTGCGCGCTGCCGAAGCCGATGAGACGCCGGTCGCCGATGCCGGAATTCCGACGCCTGCAGCGCCGGTCGTCGAAGCCGCGCCGGTCGCGCCTGCGCGCACCGTGTTCGAACGCGCCATCGTCGATCCCGCCGCCGCGTTCGCCGCGGCGTTGGGACACGGCCGCCAGCCTGCGCCTGTCGATGCGCCGATTGCCGCACCCGTCGCACCCGCCGACACCGCCGCACTGCGCGACCGCGCACGTGCCCGCCTCAAGGACAGCGACGGTCCCACGCTGGCAGAACTCACCTCGGCGATCCGCCCGGCCGCTGCCGTGGCCGAAGTTGCGCGCAGCCTGCCGCTGCAGCCGGCCTCGCCGACGCGCGCGACCTTCGCCGCGGCCAATGCCGAACTGCGCGCCGACGACACGCACGCACTCGACGCATTGATCGCCGACGAGGCGCCATCGTTCGCCGCGATGCTGGGCACGCGCATGCCGCGGGCGCCGCAGCCAATGGCGGTTGAAGAATCCGTTGCCGTCGAAGCATCTTTCGAAGCGCCACGTCCCGCGGTCGCCACCGCACCGGCGCTGTCGCTGGTGCCGTCGCCGGAACCCGAAGCACCCGCGATCACCGCGATGCGCGACGAGATGGCGCGCTTGCGCCAGCTGATGGAAACCCAGATGGCGCAGTTCGAGCGCGAGCGCCTGCGCGGTTCGCCGGCGCGCGCCGCCGCGTTCGATGCACTGCGCGCATTCGGTTGCGAAGACGCGCTGGCGCAGTCGGTCGCCGCCCAGCTCGATCCGGCGTTGCCGGTCGATGCGATCCAGGGCCCGATGCTCGACGCGCTCGCACGCACGCTCGAAGTCAGCGCCTGCGAGCCGATCGACGACGGCGGCGTGATCGCCCTCGTCGGCCCGACCGGCGCCGGCAAGACCACCACCGCGGCCAAGCTGGCCGCGCGTTTCGCCGCCCGCCACCGTGCGCGCGACGTCGCGCTGATCACCACCGACTGCGAACGCCCCGGCGCGCACGAACAGCTGCAGGCGCACGGCCGCAAGCTCGGCATCACCGTCTGCGAAGCGCGCGGCATGTCCGGCCTGCAGCAGGCGCTGACGCAGCTGGCCGACTATCCGCTGGTGCTGGTCGACACGACCGGCTACGCGCCCAACGACCGCGCCCTGTTCAACCAGATCCTGTGGCTGCGCACCGCGCGCAAGGTCCGCAGCCTGCTGGTGCTGCCGGCCAACGGCAATCCGCAGGACATGCACGAAGTCATCCGTCGCTACCGTCCGTGCTCGCCGGAAGGCCTGATCCTGACCAAGCTCGACGAGACCGGCTATCTGGGTTCGGCGTTGTCGGTGACCGTGCGCAACGGTCTGCCGATCGCCTACACCGCCGACGGCCAGAACGCCGACGCCGACATCGAATCGGGCAACCGGCTGCGCATCGTCCAGGCGATGGCTGCCGGCCGCCACGCGCCCGTCGCCGACACCGCCGCCACCGATGCGTTCGAGACCCGTCATGCCGTCTGA
- a CDS encoding putative bifunctional diguanylate cyclase/phosphodiesterase: MSPPPADDAMSDYVEALLDATRAEEDPLTGLPNRAGLLRALDTRRAQQMPTAVAVLGLDNFRSISVTLGPGMADTMLQVVAARLLARLPMDAFLARLDGDEFAIALSVNGQKPRATEALLNAILLDLAQPCEVDMHRVHLDACVGVLLDAADDDASPEPLIPGTPGDDGATDSLELVARAQLAMHYAKRSRGQQLRRFEPSMRTEAIDRRRLDLELRRAANEHEFELHYQPQIDLETGRPTGAEALLRWRHPERGLLMPVSFIEALAMSGIAATVGWWILDRACRDAATWPKVDGHAMTVSVNLFPSQFGHEDFLHEVDSALRGSGLPPSSLELELTETIALRDDGAAAATLQALRQRGVKAAYDDFGTGYASLSMLHHLAVDRVKIDRSFVRDVMEDRGDAAIVRSILLIARNFDMQVTAEGVESAPQADFLRKLGCDEVQGFYYSQALPLADFGHWLTGYERRRASIAAIE; the protein is encoded by the coding sequence ATGAGTCCGCCGCCCGCCGACGATGCGATGTCGGACTACGTCGAGGCTTTGCTCGACGCGACCCGCGCAGAAGAAGATCCGCTGACCGGCCTGCCGAATCGCGCCGGTCTGCTGCGTGCGCTCGATACACGCCGCGCCCAGCAGATGCCGACCGCGGTCGCGGTGCTCGGCCTCGACAATTTCCGCTCGATCAGCGTGACGCTGGGCCCGGGCATGGCCGACACCATGCTGCAGGTCGTCGCCGCACGGCTGCTCGCGCGTCTGCCGATGGATGCGTTTCTCGCACGCCTCGACGGCGACGAGTTCGCGATCGCGTTGTCGGTCAACGGGCAGAAGCCGCGTGCGACCGAAGCACTGCTCAACGCGATCCTGCTCGATCTCGCCCAGCCCTGCGAAGTCGACATGCACCGCGTGCATCTCGATGCCTGCGTTGGCGTGCTGCTCGACGCGGCCGACGACGACGCCAGTCCCGAACCGCTGATTCCCGGCACGCCCGGCGACGACGGCGCGACCGACAGTCTGGAACTCGTCGCGCGCGCGCAGCTGGCGATGCACTACGCCAAGCGCAGCCGCGGGCAGCAGCTGCGCCGCTTCGAGCCGAGCATGCGCACCGAAGCGATCGATCGTCGCCGGCTCGATCTCGAACTGCGCCGCGCGGCCAACGAGCACGAATTCGAACTGCACTACCAGCCGCAGATCGATCTGGAAACCGGCCGCCCGACCGGCGCCGAAGCGCTGCTGCGCTGGCGCCATCCCGAGCGCGGCCTGCTGATGCCGGTGAGTTTCATCGAGGCACTGGCGATGAGCGGCATCGCCGCGACCGTCGGCTGGTGGATTCTCGATCGCGCCTGTCGCGACGCGGCCACGTGGCCGAAGGTCGACGGCCATGCGATGACGGTCAGCGTGAACCTGTTCCCGTCTCAGTTCGGCCACGAGGATTTCCTGCACGAAGTCGACTCGGCACTGCGTGGCAGCGGCCTGCCGCCGTCCTCGCTGGAACTCGAACTCACCGAAACCATCGCCCTGCGCGATGACGGCGCCGCGGCAGCCACGCTTCAGGCGTTGCGCCAGCGCGGCGTCAAGGCCGCCTACGATGATTTCGGCACCGGCTATGCATCGCTGTCGATGCTGCACCACCTCGCCGTCGACCGGGTCAAGATCGACCGCAGCTTCGTGCGCGACGTGATGGAAGATCGCGGCGACGCGGCGATCGTGCGGTCGATCCTGCTGATCGCGCGCAACTTCGACATGCAGGTCACCGCGGAAGGTGTCGAGTCCGCGCCGCAGGCGGATTTCCTGCGCAAGCTCGGCTGCGACGAAGTGCAGGGTTTCTATTACTCGCAGGCATTGCCGCTGGCCGATTTCGGCCATTGGCTGACCGGCTACGAACGCCGCCGCGCGAGCATCGCGGCGATCGAATGA